One segment of Luteitalea sp. DNA contains the following:
- a CDS encoding 2Fe-2S iron-sulfur cluster binding domain-containing protein: MPRYTLRVNGREHAIEAEPGDSLLSILRDDLELTGSKYGCGEGQCGACTVLVEDEVTRSCVTDAGSVSGKSITTIEGLATDEQLHPVQEAFVEAEALQCGYCTPGMVMAAVGLLRSNPSPSQAEITKSMNNNICRCGTYGRIVRAVELAATRTSSRTSSGSK, encoded by the coding sequence ATGCCTCGATACACTCTGCGCGTCAACGGCCGGGAGCACGCGATTGAGGCCGAGCCTGGCGACAGTCTGCTCTCAATCCTTCGCGACGACCTCGAGTTGACCGGAAGCAAGTACGGCTGCGGCGAGGGCCAATGCGGGGCGTGCACGGTGCTCGTCGAAGACGAGGTCACGCGATCATGCGTGACCGACGCGGGCTCGGTCTCTGGCAAGTCCATTACCACGATTGAAGGGCTTGCCACGGACGAGCAACTCCACCCGGTGCAAGAAGCCTTTGTCGAGGCGGAAGCGCTCCAGTGCGGATACTGCACGCCCGGGATGGTCATGGCCGCGGTCGGCCTTCTGCGAAGCAATCCGAGCCCGTCGCAAGCAGAGATCACCAAGAGCATGAACAACAACATCTGCCGGTGCGGAACCTACGGGCGCATCGTGCGCGCCGTCGAGCTCGCCGCAACGCGCACCTCATCCAGGACGAGCAGCGGGAGCAAATGA
- a CDS encoding inorganic phosphate transporter — MDVSLTVLLLVVAAGALAYVNGANDNSKGVATLVGARLATYPRALAWGTAWTVAGGLAALVVSSGLVKMFSTALVSGGVAASPRFSLAIAVASWAWVLLASRLALPVSTTHALTGAIVGAAVAGGGVEGVQWALLAGVVVLPLAFSPVASALLAYAMHAIFAQPMKRAARYCVCVEKGQRIVLAPASGTAQYTALSQPVVATGDGAECDAAGFQHRLPLTTVAHWGASAALSFARGLNDTPKIIAIAVLVGANSAVPSASLFVLGALMMGLGGYLSGWRVTHTLAERVTTIDPLEGLSASTVASGLVLAASWFTLPVSTTHVSSGAIVGAGLRGGASAVSWRTVSTLGAAWVITVPVSALLGFSIYTLLW, encoded by the coding sequence GTGGATGTGTCGCTAACGGTATTGCTTCTCGTGGTCGCTGCCGGTGCGCTCGCGTACGTGAACGGCGCAAACGATAACTCCAAAGGTGTCGCAACGTTGGTTGGCGCGCGTCTGGCGACCTATCCGCGCGCGCTCGCGTGGGGCACCGCGTGGACCGTCGCCGGCGGCCTCGCGGCGCTCGTCGTCTCGAGCGGTCTCGTGAAGATGTTCAGCACGGCGCTCGTTTCTGGCGGCGTTGCCGCCTCTCCACGCTTCTCGCTCGCGATTGCGGTCGCGAGCTGGGCGTGGGTGCTGTTGGCGTCACGCCTTGCGCTTCCCGTCTCGACGACCCACGCGCTCACCGGCGCGATTGTGGGTGCCGCCGTGGCTGGAGGCGGAGTGGAGGGTGTCCAGTGGGCGCTCCTGGCGGGTGTCGTGGTGCTGCCCCTTGCGTTCAGTCCCGTGGCATCGGCGCTGCTCGCCTACGCGATGCACGCCATATTCGCGCAGCCAATGAAGCGCGCCGCCCGCTACTGCGTCTGCGTCGAGAAGGGACAGCGCATCGTGCTCGCGCCCGCCAGCGGCACGGCGCAGTACACGGCGCTCTCGCAACCCGTTGTCGCGACCGGGGATGGGGCCGAGTGCGACGCGGCGGGATTCCAACATCGACTACCGCTGACGACGGTTGCACATTGGGGCGCCAGCGCGGCGCTCAGCTTCGCGCGCGGGCTCAACGACACCCCGAAGATCATCGCGATTGCGGTGCTCGTAGGTGCGAACAGCGCCGTGCCATCGGCGTCGCTCTTCGTGCTCGGGGCGCTGATGATGGGACTCGGCGGTTATCTCTCGGGCTGGCGCGTGACACATACTCTCGCTGAACGCGTGACTACCATCGATCCGCTGGAGGGGTTGTCGGCCAGCACCGTGGCGTCAGGGTTGGTGCTTGCCGCATCCTGGTTCACGCTGCCCGTTTCAACGACGCACGTGTCCAGCGGCGCCATCGTAGGCGCCGGGTTGCGCGGCGGCGCATCCGCCGTCTCCTGGCGAACCGTTTCCACGCTCGGCGCGGCGTGGGTCATCACGGTCCCGGTCTCAGCGCTTCTGGGCTTCTCCATCTACACGCTTCTCTGGTGA
- a CDS encoding squalene--hopene cyclase, which produces MRPSRESLDTTLATLTRRLLERRVLAGHWEGALASSALSTATAVMALTLSSREGLGPFDHLVDNGARWLLAHQNADGGWGDTVRSRSNLSTTALVWSALSIASSHPALKTSEGPAFTGAHRERAEAWLRKSSRGMLGSGADALEPEALREAILRRYGKDKTFSVPILTVLALAGKLGHDDATAWRRVPQLPFELAALPHRWFHHARLPVVSYALPALIAIGQVRHYFAPTSNPVLRLVRNRLRRPTLDVLRNMQPESGGYLEAAPLTSFVVMSLAAAGHARHPVVQRGLRFLEESARGDGSWPIDTNLATWVTTLAVSALAAAGELERIDTERVRAWLLSQQPVCEHPFTHAAPGGWAWTNLSGGVPDADDTAGALLALRRLGPPDAEIRRQAAAGAGWLLGVQNRDGGIPTFCRGWGALPFDRSTPEITAHALQALSAWHELLDPPVRAAILRASGRALRYIARAQRAEGAWIPLWFGNEHASDEENGTYGTARVLTGLHAPLVRDAAEAVNCRRQGTAWLLDAQNADGGWGGSRGVASSIEETGVALTALSRAKSDADPDRVTRAVARGAEWLLKATKRGECTPASPIGLYFARLWYFEELYPLIFAIGGLSAARDCLSDTPTM; this is translated from the coding sequence ATGCGCCCATCCCGTGAAAGCCTCGACACGACGCTGGCGACTCTGACCCGTCGACTCCTCGAGCGCCGCGTCCTGGCTGGTCACTGGGAAGGTGCGCTGGCCAGCAGCGCGCTCTCCACGGCAACTGCGGTTATGGCGCTGACCCTCTCCAGCCGCGAAGGTCTCGGTCCCTTCGATCACCTCGTTGACAACGGCGCACGGTGGCTTCTGGCGCATCAGAACGCAGATGGCGGCTGGGGAGACACCGTGCGCAGTCGCAGCAACCTCAGCACCACGGCGCTCGTGTGGTCGGCGCTCTCGATTGCTTCGTCGCATCCTGCCCTGAAGACAAGCGAGGGACCCGCATTCACCGGCGCTCATCGCGAACGGGCGGAGGCGTGGCTGCGGAAGTCTTCACGCGGCATGCTCGGGTCCGGCGCGGATGCTCTCGAGCCGGAAGCGCTGCGTGAGGCCATTCTCCGGCGATACGGGAAAGACAAGACGTTCTCGGTCCCGATCCTGACCGTGCTCGCCCTGGCCGGCAAGCTGGGGCACGACGATGCAACAGCGTGGCGGCGCGTGCCGCAGCTTCCATTCGAGCTCGCCGCCCTTCCGCATCGATGGTTTCACCATGCGCGGCTTCCCGTGGTGAGCTACGCGCTGCCTGCGCTCATCGCGATCGGCCAGGTGCGCCATTACTTCGCGCCAACTTCCAATCCGGTGCTGCGCCTCGTCCGCAATCGCCTACGCCGGCCAACGCTCGACGTGCTGAGGAACATGCAACCAGAGAGTGGCGGCTATCTCGAGGCAGCGCCGCTGACCAGCTTCGTCGTGATGAGCCTCGCCGCCGCCGGGCACGCTCGGCATCCCGTCGTCCAGCGTGGTCTTCGATTCCTCGAGGAGTCCGCTCGAGGTGATGGGAGCTGGCCAATCGATACGAACCTGGCGACGTGGGTGACGACGCTGGCGGTGTCTGCGCTGGCGGCTGCGGGAGAGCTCGAGCGCATCGACACCGAGCGTGTGCGTGCCTGGCTGCTCTCGCAGCAGCCTGTCTGCGAGCATCCGTTTACCCACGCGGCGCCTGGCGGCTGGGCCTGGACCAATCTGAGCGGCGGCGTCCCAGACGCAGACGACACCGCAGGCGCCCTGCTGGCACTCCGCCGGCTCGGTCCACCCGATGCAGAGATCCGGCGCCAAGCAGCTGCGGGCGCCGGCTGGCTCCTCGGCGTACAGAATCGCGACGGTGGGATACCAACCTTCTGCCGCGGATGGGGCGCGCTACCTTTCGATCGCAGCACGCCCGAGATTACCGCGCACGCGCTGCAAGCTCTGAGCGCGTGGCACGAGCTGCTCGATCCCCCGGTCCGCGCCGCGATTCTGCGCGCTTCCGGTCGCGCGTTGCGATACATCGCCCGAGCACAACGCGCAGAGGGAGCCTGGATTCCACTCTGGTTCGGCAACGAGCACGCATCAGACGAGGAGAACGGGACGTACGGAACGGCGCGGGTCCTTACAGGATTGCACGCGCCACTCGTCAGAGACGCGGCGGAGGCGGTCAACTGTCGTCGTCAAGGAACGGCCTGGTTGCTCGACGCGCAAAACGCGGACGGCGGCTGGGGTGGAAGCCGCGGCGTGGCCTCATCCATCGAAGAGACCGGCGTTGCATTGACGGCGCTGTCGCGCGCGAAGTCGGATGCAGACCCTGACAGAGTCACGCGCGCCGTTGCGCGCGGAGCGGAGTGGTTGCTGAAGGCGACGAAGCGAGGCGAGTGCACACCCGCTTCGCCGATCGGTTTGTACTTCGCACGACTGTGGTACTTCGAAGAGCTCTATCCACTGATCTTTGCCATCGGTGGACTCTCTGCGGCGCGCGACTGCTTGTCCGATACACCGACGATGTGA
- the ftrA gene encoding transcriptional regulator FtrA, giving the protein MRRLDYRRVVALVYDRLSAFEFGIVVDIFGLARPELDVDWYRFQVCSADRGPLRITGGLVLQPTAGLRALEHAGTIVIPGCRDVDDPAPEALLDAMRGAHARGARLVTICTGAFVLAEAGLLDGKRATTHWRHVDRLRARFPNVHVEPDVLYVDEGNILTSAGSAAGIDLCLHIVRRDYGAEVANQVARRLIVPPQRDGGQSQYIPAPLRTEATNGLAPVLEWAQSRLAEPLSVDTLARRAAMSSRTFARRFKAETGTTPHQWLTHQRLLAAQRRLETSPESVDDIAEAVGLQTAATLRLHFRRSLRTTPTAYRRRFSVRDIS; this is encoded by the coding sequence ATGCGGCGCCTCGATTACCGTCGCGTCGTTGCGCTGGTATACGACCGCCTCTCGGCGTTCGAGTTCGGCATCGTCGTCGACATCTTCGGGCTCGCTCGCCCAGAGCTGGACGTCGATTGGTATCGGTTTCAGGTCTGTTCGGCCGATCGCGGTCCGCTGAGGATCACTGGAGGCCTCGTGCTTCAGCCAACCGCGGGCCTGCGCGCGCTCGAGCATGCGGGCACGATCGTGATTCCCGGCTGTCGGGATGTGGACGATCCCGCCCCGGAGGCGTTGCTTGACGCCATGCGCGGCGCCCACGCGCGCGGCGCCCGTCTCGTCACGATCTGCACCGGGGCATTCGTCCTCGCCGAGGCGGGACTGCTCGATGGCAAGCGCGCCACGACACACTGGCGTCACGTGGATCGGCTGCGGGCACGCTTCCCGAACGTGCATGTGGAGCCGGACGTGCTCTACGTCGACGAAGGCAACATCCTGACGTCGGCCGGGAGCGCTGCAGGGATCGATCTCTGTCTGCACATCGTGCGCCGCGACTACGGGGCAGAAGTCGCCAACCAGGTGGCCCGCCGGCTCATCGTTCCGCCGCAGCGTGACGGCGGACAGTCGCAATACATTCCCGCACCACTTCGGACCGAAGCGACGAATGGACTCGCGCCCGTGCTCGAGTGGGCGCAGAGCAGGCTCGCTGAGCCGCTGAGCGTCGACACGCTCGCACGACGTGCGGCGATGTCATCGCGAACGTTTGCGCGGCGCTTCAAGGCAGAAACGGGAACGACACCGCATCAGTGGCTGACCCATCAGCGTCTCCTCGCGGCCCAACGTCGTCTGGAAACGAGCCCCGAGTCGGTCGATGACATTGCGGAAGCGGTCGGCCTCCAGACCGCTGCGACGCTGCGGCTGCACTTCCGTCGTTCACTACGAACCACACCCACCGCCTATCGCCGGCGGTTTTCCGTGAGAGACATATCTTGA
- a CDS encoding aminotransferase class I/II-fold pyridoxal phosphate-dependent enzyme, which translates to MEPFRMTRAVHGGRDPRDGGPVVPPIYQSAMFAARTLEEQAELSTTDRFYMRYDSPNFRSVERVLADLEETEDAVVFGSGMAAISTVFLSLLEVGDHVIALRDLYGGTVEFLDHHLKRFGMSLTYVDAVEPTHLAEAVQPRTRLVYVESPSNPLLRLVDLESMARFCREHRLLSVIDNTFASPVNQRPLRLGIDVSLHSGTKYLSGHSDVICGAVCGSRTVMARVREGRRDFGGILDPHAVFLLQRGLKTLALRVERQSQSALTLATYLQSRQEIQTVHYPFLDSHPQHALARQQMAGGGGMLSFELTSGLNATRVFTESLKSFTLAGSLGGVESLVTVPAITTHGRLSPERRAAMGISDGLIRLSVGIEDVEELQADLDQAFQRVADSRVA; encoded by the coding sequence ATGGAGCCTTTTCGAATGACGCGCGCAGTTCATGGCGGTCGTGATCCCCGCGACGGTGGTCCGGTTGTGCCCCCGATCTATCAGTCGGCGATGTTCGCGGCACGCACGCTCGAAGAGCAGGCTGAGCTGAGCACCACTGACCGCTTCTACATGCGCTATGACAGTCCGAACTTTCGTAGCGTCGAACGCGTGCTCGCCGACCTCGAGGAGACCGAGGACGCCGTTGTCTTTGGATCTGGCATGGCCGCGATCAGCACCGTGTTTCTGAGTCTCCTCGAGGTAGGCGATCACGTCATCGCGCTGCGCGATCTCTACGGCGGCACCGTGGAGTTCCTCGATCATCACCTGAAGCGCTTCGGAATGTCATTGACCTATGTCGATGCGGTCGAGCCAACTCATCTCGCCGAGGCGGTTCAGCCCAGGACGCGCCTTGTGTACGTCGAATCGCCAAGCAATCCGCTGCTTCGTCTCGTGGACTTGGAGAGCATGGCGCGCTTCTGCCGGGAGCATCGGCTGCTGTCGGTCATCGACAACACATTCGCGTCTCCTGTCAACCAGCGACCACTGCGTCTGGGAATCGACGTGAGCCTCCACTCGGGCACGAAGTATCTCAGTGGTCACTCGGACGTGATTTGTGGTGCAGTGTGTGGAAGTCGTACGGTAATGGCGCGTGTGCGCGAAGGCCGACGTGATTTCGGCGGCATTCTCGATCCGCACGCGGTCTTCCTGCTGCAGCGCGGCTTGAAGACGCTGGCACTGCGCGTCGAGCGCCAGAGCCAGAGTGCATTGACGCTCGCGACGTACCTGCAAAGCCGCCAGGAGATCCAGACGGTTCACTACCCGTTTCTGGACAGTCATCCGCAGCACGCGCTTGCGCGGCAGCAGATGGCCGGAGGTGGCGGGATGCTCAGCTTCGAGTTGACGAGCGGCCTGAACGCGACGCGTGTGTTCACCGAGTCGCTGAAGAGCTTCACGCTCGCAGGCAGCCTCGGCGGCGTCGAATCGCTCGTTACCGTCCCGGCGATCACCACGCACGGTCGATTGAGCCCGGAAAGGCGAGCGGCCATGGGCATCTCGGACGGTCTGATCCGGCTGTCGGTCGGCATCGAGGACGTCGAGGAGCTTCAGGCTGATCTGGATCAGGCGTTTCAACGGGTGGCCGACTCCCGCGTCGCATGA
- a CDS encoding ankyrin repeat domain-containing protein: MAARELPARPDLEQYKKQAKELVKAWKAGDPAALARIRKHHPRLSARPDPDLRPATFTLADAQFVLAREHGFESWPKFAKHIGAVTEQSPSDRIWRAAEEAVDAIVTGDARTVERLLHANPDLVHARSTRTHRSTLLHYVGANGVEGFRQRTPKNAVRIADILLSAGSDIDATAGMYGGSTTLGLMATSIHPVTAGVQEELMAFLLDRGASVGDATGTAAWSHLINGCHANGRGKAAEFLAKRAPGLDLEAAAGAGRLDVVKSFFTSDGPLKGNTTETQMRDGFTWACEYGRSDVVDFLLQQGVDVNAKLKHDGQTGLHWAAYGGHPGTVRVLLRRNAHVNAKDERFGGTPLGWALYAWGGSERRTASSSGHYDVVEILVDAGATVDGDWLAESERGFPLARRIREDARMRAALGSGR; the protein is encoded by the coding sequence ATGGCTGCCAGAGAACTACCCGCCCGTCCCGACCTCGAGCAGTACAAGAAGCAAGCAAAGGAGCTCGTCAAAGCGTGGAAGGCCGGCGACCCAGCCGCGCTCGCACGGATCAGGAAACACCATCCGCGTTTGAGTGCGAGGCCGGACCCCGACCTCCGGCCGGCGACATTCACGCTTGCGGACGCGCAGTTCGTCCTTGCGCGGGAGCATGGCTTCGAGAGCTGGCCGAAGTTCGCCAAGCACATTGGCGCAGTGACTGAACAGAGTCCGTCGGACAGGATATGGCGGGCGGCGGAGGAAGCCGTCGATGCCATCGTGACCGGTGATGCCCGTACCGTCGAGCGCTTGCTTCACGCCAATCCGGATCTGGTTCACGCGCGCTCCACACGCACGCACCGCTCGACCCTGCTCCATTACGTCGGCGCGAATGGAGTCGAGGGCTTCCGCCAGCGGACACCAAAGAATGCGGTCAGGATTGCAGACATCCTTCTGAGCGCGGGTTCAGACATCGACGCAACGGCAGGCATGTACGGCGGGTCGACCACATTGGGTCTCATGGCAACAAGCATTCATCCCGTGACCGCGGGCGTCCAGGAGGAGCTGATGGCTTTCCTGCTCGATCGCGGCGCATCGGTGGGCGACGCGACAGGAACAGCGGCATGGTCACACTTGATTAACGGGTGCCATGCAAATGGTCGCGGAAAGGCCGCAGAGTTCCTCGCCAAGCGCGCTCCAGGGCTGGATCTCGAAGCCGCCGCAGGGGCCGGACGGCTCGATGTGGTCAAGAGCTTCTTCACATCGGACGGGCCACTGAAAGGAAACACGACCGAGACGCAGATGAGGGACGGCTTCACCTGGGCCTGCGAGTACGGCAGAAGCGACGTCGTCGATTTCCTGCTGCAGCAAGGTGTGGACGTCAACGCAAAGCTCAAACATGATGGCCAGACGGGCTTGCATTGGGCCGCTTATGGCGGCCATCCGGGCACGGTCCGAGTGCTGCTCCGCCGAAACGCACATGTCAATGCGAAGGACGAACGTTTTGGCGGGACGCCCCTCGGTTGGGCGCTGTACGCCTGGGGCGGCAGCGAGCGGCGCACTGCCAGCAGCAGCGGCCACTACGATGTGGTAGAGATCTTGGTCGATGCGGGCGCCACCGTCGACGGGGACTGGCTTGCCGAATCGGAGCGAGGTTTTCCACTTGCAAGAAGGATCCGTGAGGATGCCCGCATGCGCGCCGCGCTCGGAAGCGGTCGCTGA
- a CDS encoding PIN domain-containing protein, with amino-acid sequence MKYLLDTNAVSALMKGTPNVVDRLAAVAPTEVAVPHPVIAEIAYGIERLPRSKRRAALQARFDLICATLARAEWTDAVSLAYGRVKATLERRGRRVEDFDVAIASHALALDSTLVTANLEHMTRIPGLRVDDWNARRR; translated from the coding sequence GTGAAGTACCTGCTCGACACGAACGCGGTATCCGCGCTGATGAAGGGAACGCCGAACGTCGTGGACCGTTTGGCAGCGGTCGCCCCGACGGAGGTCGCCGTGCCGCATCCGGTGATTGCAGAGATCGCCTACGGGATCGAGCGGCTGCCGCGATCGAAACGTCGCGCGGCACTCCAGGCACGCTTCGATCTCATTTGCGCAACACTGGCGCGGGCCGAGTGGACGGACGCCGTCAGCCTGGCCTACGGCCGGGTCAAAGCCACCCTCGAACGACGGGGACGGCGCGTCGAGGATTTCGATGTGGCCATTGCCTCGCATGCCCTCGCCCTCGATTCGACGCTCGTGACAGCGAATCTCGAGCACATGACGCGCATCCCGGGCCTGCGTGTCGATGACTGGAACGCTCGGCGACGCTGA
- a CDS encoding DUF2442 domain-containing protein, translated as MRKIVEVRPLDDYRIWLRFSDGAKGEVDLSDLAGRGVFSAWADRNVFTAVHVESGGGIEWPVEIDMCPDVLYLRLTGKAVEDVFASLKPTPVDA; from the coding sequence ATGCGCAAGATCGTCGAAGTGCGGCCCTTAGATGACTATCGGATCTGGCTCAGGTTCAGTGACGGCGCGAAAGGCGAAGTCGATCTGAGCGATCTCGCGGGCCGTGGCGTCTTTTCAGCGTGGGCCGACCGAAACGTGTTCACGGCGGTTCATGTTGAGAGCGGTGGCGGGATCGAGTGGCCTGTGGAGATCGACATGTGCCCAGATGTGCTGTACCTGCGGTTGACGGGCAAGGCGGTCGAGGACGTCTTCGCCAGTCTCAAGCCGACGCCGGTTGATGCCTGA
- a CDS encoding DUF116 domain-containing protein produces the protein MTLPAPKLLRVLPSMPERPPQANIPQTLPEREQLRSLVVRYVEARRSTLVPPLVLDELRQQADTLVALTDTDPIYRDYIGVLINNEVWHEQLATVPYERRLLLLPKCLRVEDKCPAPFDEFGLLCKQCGLCTIQDLQVEAERLGYAVLVAEGSAIVMALIQTGKVDAIVGVSCLSVLERAFPYMESAAVPGVAIPLLQDDCKDTAVDLEWIWSVVHLTSDDRTRRLDLDALRDEVEGWFAPEALDELMGPTEGDADIVARRWLAAAGKRWRPFLTACVYRALQDDPTAPLPTALRQVAVAVECFHKASLVHDDIEDDDAQRYGRETLHVEQGVPVALNVGDLLVGEGYRLLAAADTTAVSRAELVRIAAEGHRQLTLGQGAELAWARTPAPLPSAEVIDIFRRKTAPAFEVALRLGGVLGGASTEVHDVLHRYSEALGVAYQIRDDLEDLVESHAPDDVGAMRPSLPLALAFEKAKGSARETLDQLWRRRLQDTAGPDAVRTLVTELGAEARAHALLEGYKEHAIRTLPDLQHASLKGLLRRVVGKIFRVEIKGWCSEFQARDAADREARTHAAG, from the coding sequence ATGACTTTGCCCGCACCCAAGCTCCTGCGTGTCCTCCCGTCGATGCCGGAACGGCCGCCGCAGGCGAACATCCCGCAGACCTTACCGGAGCGCGAGCAGCTGCGCTCGCTGGTAGTGCGCTATGTCGAGGCGCGGCGGTCGACCTTGGTACCGCCGCTCGTGCTGGACGAGTTGCGTCAGCAGGCCGATACGCTCGTCGCGCTCACCGACACCGACCCGATCTATCGGGACTACATCGGCGTGCTCATCAATAACGAAGTGTGGCACGAACAGCTCGCGACCGTGCCGTACGAGCGGCGACTGCTGCTCTTGCCGAAGTGTCTGCGCGTCGAGGACAAATGCCCCGCTCCTTTCGACGAGTTCGGTCTGTTGTGTAAGCAGTGTGGGCTCTGCACGATTCAGGACCTGCAAGTGGAGGCGGAACGTCTGGGCTACGCTGTGCTCGTCGCGGAGGGATCGGCGATCGTCATGGCGCTCATCCAGACCGGGAAGGTCGACGCGATCGTGGGGGTGAGCTGCTTGTCGGTGCTCGAGCGCGCGTTCCCCTACATGGAGTCCGCAGCCGTTCCCGGCGTCGCGATCCCGCTGCTCCAAGATGATTGCAAAGACACAGCGGTCGATCTGGAGTGGATCTGGAGCGTGGTGCACCTCACGAGCGACGACCGGACACGTCGCCTCGATTTGGATGCGCTGCGCGACGAGGTCGAGGGCTGGTTCGCGCCCGAGGCGCTCGATGAGTTGATGGGCCCAACGGAAGGCGACGCCGATATCGTTGCCAGGCGATGGCTCGCGGCCGCGGGCAAGCGGTGGCGGCCGTTCCTGACGGCGTGTGTCTATCGCGCCCTGCAAGACGACCCGACGGCGCCGCTTCCCACAGCGCTCAGACAGGTCGCTGTTGCGGTCGAATGCTTTCACAAGGCCTCGCTCGTCCATGACGATATCGAGGACGATGACGCGCAGCGGTATGGACGAGAGACACTCCACGTCGAGCAGGGCGTTCCTGTCGCACTCAACGTGGGCGACCTGCTGGTCGGTGAGGGCTACCGGCTCTTGGCAGCAGCCGACACCACGGCCGTATCGCGTGCAGAGCTCGTGAGGATCGCGGCAGAGGGTCATCGACAACTCACGCTGGGCCAAGGGGCGGAGCTCGCGTGGGCCCGCACACCGGCGCCGCTCCCATCCGCCGAGGTCATCGACATCTTCCGTCGCAAGACGGCGCCGGCGTTCGAGGTAGCGCTCCGACTCGGCGGCGTGCTCGGCGGCGCATCGACAGAGGTGCACGACGTCTTGCACCGCTACAGCGAAGCGCTCGGTGTTGCCTATCAGATTCGAGACGACCTCGAGGATCTCGTCGAGAGCCACGCGCCGGATGACGTGGGCGCCATGCGGCCGTCGTTGCCGCTGGCGCTCGCCTTCGAAAAGGCCAAGGGGTCGGCGCGTGAGACGTTGGATCAGCTCTGGCGCCGGCGCTTGCAGGATACGGCCGGCCCAGACGCAGTCCGGACGCTGGTCACCGAGCTTGGCGCCGAGGCACGTGCCCACGCGCTGCTCGAAGGGTACAAAGAACATGCCATCCGGACGCTGCCGGATCTGCAGCACGCGAGCCTGAAGGGACTGCTGCGGCGCGTGGTGGGCAAGATCTTCCGTGTCGAGATCAAGGGCTGGTGCAGTGAGTTTCAGGCTCGAGATGCTGCAGATCGCGAGGCTCGCACCCACGCAGCTGGGTGA
- a CDS encoding radical SAM protein, translating to MLFQLARRVLTEADPKVVGKFVYNFGVKGIRSVELYKRRLRRGEYFPPFLFISVISSCQLRCHGCWVDVAAPAEKLSLDDLNRIVGDAKAHGNAYFGILGGEPFLHPQLLELFATHRDCYFQVFTNGQLITDAVASELRRLGNVTPLISVEGTAVVSDQRRGRTEVLTRTLAGLEACRRHKLLVGVATSVCQSNIDDLVSESWLRRLIDLGVHYVWFHTYRVAGPKPSPELALRPEQTLAVRRFIVEMRARLPIAIVDAYWDDRGEALCPMATGVSHHIGPSGDIEPCPILQFATSTVRDGASFYETMTRSPFLQDFRETAARATRGCIVLERPDLVRDLVQKHGARDTTQRGTALAEVEAMTPRRSQHNPGHEIPEEHWAYRFAKKRWFFGFGAYS from the coding sequence ATGCTGTTCCAGCTTGCTCGCCGCGTGCTGACCGAAGCCGACCCCAAGGTCGTTGGCAAGTTCGTGTACAACTTCGGGGTCAAGGGGATCCGCTCGGTCGAGCTGTACAAGCGGCGCCTTCGTCGCGGCGAGTACTTTCCGCCATTCCTGTTCATCTCCGTGATCTCGAGCTGCCAGCTACGCTGCCACGGCTGCTGGGTCGATGTGGCAGCACCAGCCGAGAAGCTTTCGCTCGACGACCTGAACCGCATCGTCGGGGACGCGAAGGCACACGGCAATGCGTACTTCGGGATTCTGGGCGGTGAGCCATTTCTGCACCCGCAGCTGCTCGAGCTGTTCGCGACCCATCGCGATTGTTACTTTCAGGTCTTCACGAACGGACAGCTCATCACCGATGCTGTCGCAAGCGAGCTGCGCCGACTGGGCAACGTCACGCCGCTCATCAGCGTGGAGGGAACAGCGGTGGTGAGCGACCAGCGGCGCGGACGCACCGAGGTGCTCACACGCACACTCGCTGGTCTGGAGGCCTGCCGCCGACACAAGCTCCTCGTTGGCGTCGCGACGAGCGTGTGCCAGAGCAACATCGACGATCTCGTGTCCGAGAGCTGGCTGCGGCGCTTGATCGACCTCGGCGTCCACTACGTGTGGTTTCACACGTATCGAGTCGCGGGTCCAAAGCCGTCGCCGGAGCTGGCGCTCAGACCGGAGCAGACGCTTGCAGTCCGCCGCTTCATCGTGGAAATGCGTGCGCGGCTGCCCATCGCCATCGTCGACGCGTACTGGGATGATCGCGGCGAGGCTCTCTGTCCCATGGCGACCGGCGTGAGTCATCACATCGGACCGTCGGGCGACATCGAGCCTTGTCCAATCCTGCAGTTCGCCACGAGCACGGTCCGCGACGGCGCGTCGTTCTACGAGACCATGACGCGATCCCCGTTCCTGCAGGACTTCCGCGAGACGGCGGCTCGCGCCACGCGCGGCTGCATCGTGCTCGAACGGCCCGATCTCGTACGCGACCTCGTGCAGAAGCATGGCGCCCGCGACACGACACAGCGCGGCACCGCGCTTGCGGAAGTGGAGGCGATGACGCCACGCCGCAGCCAACACAATCCGGGCCATGAGATCCCGGAAGAACACTGGGCGTATCGCTTTGCCAAGAAACGGTGGTTTTTCGGATTCGGCGCCTATAGCTAG